Part of the bacterium genome is shown below.
AGGACGCGCCCTTCCCGGATGGTGATGCACCGCATCTCGAAGTCCACGTTGATCCATTTGAGCGCGATCATCTCGCTGGGGCGCATCCCGGTCAGTAACGCGGTCGTGAAATACGCCCTGTAGTGGGGATCGACGTGTTCCAGGAGAAGCTTCATCTCCCGGAAGGAGAAGGGATCGATGAGGGGTTTGATTTCCTTGAGCCGGCGTATGTATTCGGTGGGAGGCTCATCGATCTCCCCCCGCCGGCTGGCGTCGCCGAAAAGGCACTTCAACGGGACCATGATGTTGTTCTTCCGCTTCGCGGAGATGTCCGGGAGGTTGTCGAGGAACGCTTCCACGTCGAGCCTGGTCACCCGGCATATCGGTATATTCCCGAAGTGGGGGAGGACATACTTCTTCCAGATCGAGCGGTAATCGACATAGGTGGAGCGGGCCAGGGTTGCCTTCTTCCTCTCCAGCCAGGCCGCCGCGTAAAGGGAGAAAGGGGTGGCGTCCCCCTCGGAGATCTCCAGGTCCTTTCGCCTGGCGATCTTGACCAGCAGATCCTTGATGGATATCGATTTCCCGCGTTGATGGATACCCACCGCCGGCCCCCTCCGGATTTCGAACCCGGTCACACCGGGAATGGATCAGAATCCGATCCGCCTCCGCGGTGTCTTCGGTGTTTTCATCAAGGCTCGAATCGCGTCGAAAACCACGTGAAATTTTGCATCATATTTACTCTCGAGGGTGCTGAGGCGCTGGGCAAGCCCCCCATGAGATGCCATAACCTGGCGCATTTTGACGAAGGTACGGACGACTTGGACGCTTCCTTCGATGGCCCTTGGAGAATTCATTCCATTGGCAGCCATGATCACACCGTGTTCGGTGAAGGCGAGGGGTGTTGCGGCCGAATGTTTCAGGCGA
Proteins encoded:
- a CDS encoding ORF6N domain-containing protein — encoded protein: MLKDLKPHSDTLLPSLRVVDISRRILTVRGHRVIIDADLAEIYGVPTKALNQGVKRNSNRFPVDFAFRLTTEEKAELVTICDRFNRLKHSAATPLAFTEHGVIMAANGMNSPRAIEGSVQVVRTFVKMRQVMASHGGLAQRLSTLESKYDAKFHVVFDAIRALMKTPKTPRRRIGF
- a CDS encoding site-specific integrase — encoded protein: MGIHQRGKSISIKDLLVKIARRKDLEISEGDATPFSLYAAAWLERKKATLARSTYVDYRSIWKKYVLPHFGNIPICRVTRLDVEAFLDNLPDISAKRKNNIMVPLKCLFGDASRRGEIDEPPTEYIRRLKEIKPLIDPFSFREMKLLLEHVDPHYRAYFTTALLTGMRPSEMIALKWINVDFEMRCITIREGRVLGIEGPPKTTSSYRDIDMLEPLFEALRKHQQEARPGATYVFSGKYGRPLEVNNLRKRVWYPAIAAAGLRRRTMYQTRHTFASLMLSHGEDPLWVARMLGHTSLDMIFKHYGKFIRNRFRKDGGRFLEGLREAEESANGRA